A genome region from Lactobacillus sp. ESL0791 includes the following:
- a CDS encoding acyl carrier protein, translating into MTDEEIFNKVREIIVGQTGEDEGLVTLTSNIKDDLNADSLDVFEVINELEDEFDIKIESEDGIQTVQDLVDFVKKQLAAKEG; encoded by the coding sequence ATGACAGATGAAGAAATTTTTAACAAGGTTAGAGAAATTATTGTTGGTCAAACAGGTGAGGACGAGGGGTTGGTAACCTTAACTTCTAATATCAAAGATGATTTGAATGCCGACAGCTTGGATGTGTTTGAGGTGATCAATGAGCTCGAAGATGAATTTGACATCAAGATTGAAAGTGAAGACGGCATTCAAACTGTGCAGGATTTAGTTGATTTCGTTAAAAAACAACTGGCTGCGAAAGAAGGTTAA